A portion of the Daphnia magna isolate NIES linkage group LG4, ASM2063170v1.1, whole genome shotgun sequence genome contains these proteins:
- the LOC116920232 gene encoding protein fem-1 homolog C: MTSSTGVSDLFFQAVKSDLIDELQEIRITYGLKAITTSMIGQPCNEKGDTSLLVAVSGRHFVMFEFLMSQLKLNVFYKQREYQQVCPKPSKRGRVIDLLPLYAAEIAIVRDVAGQVPITKMIESIDPFREKFLWLEIVLNSIMSSSATRSDKIAALELMGVAFIVNQSQCEILRGRGLECWKEALCLRSSTSNGGQAIPKIPYILPHFAHNAFGDASEFVTVKQLEKYEKQLSFDGSVEVWRSWRDSQLQTQALLVNQRIVAQSYHAGPSYFHLKHLWDYADNFWNHKQYSGVIKILLLILEQSSGFNFISSLNCIYVFLDSLQMLSQCFQTIYQKPLNSPEREELSVENLLISVKFGSTVAHLLPIAQEHLKKSTYKLNIMMNVYDILSILVSMYPQQSWQESQQLKRCLCRYFRLDSWSNILFFPIERLISFHSRYPGGAATQVKIVQLFLEAGADPNITNENGKTPLHILSESLSKLHWNGIIFPASPLQSYSTFFYDVFKALLDSGYHLDLVTRDKGRTVLGILKNQPMCLRQAGALGDLKLNELINSLVGTVLPLSCYCVQSIHHHRIPFEDQLPPRLQSFVRLHVVKDCVT; the protein is encoded by the exons ATGACGTCATCAACCGGTGTATCtgatttatttttccaggCAGTTAAAAGTGACTTGATAGATGAGTTACAGGAGATACGAATCACTTACGGATTGAAAGCAATAACAACCAGCATGATTGGTCAGCCTTGCAACGAAAAAGGCGACACGTCGCTATTGGTGGCCGTTAGCGGAAGACATTTTGTTATGTTCGAATTCTTAATGTCCCAGTTAAAGTTGAATGTCTTCTACAAGCAGAGGGAATACCAGCAGGTTTGCCCAAAGCCAAGCAAACGAGGTCGTGTCATAGACCTACTGCCGTTGTACGCTGCTGAAATCGCAATAGTCCGCGATGTTGCTGGCCAAGTTCCCATCACAAAAATGATAGAATCCATTGATCCATTCcgtgaaaaatttttatggttAGAGATCGTATTGAATTCAATTATGTCAAGCTCAGCCACCAGGTCAGATAAGATTGCAGCACTGGAACTTATGGGTGTAGCTTTCATCGTGAACCAATCCCAGTGCGAAATTCTACGTGGTCGCGGACTAGAATGTTGGAAGGAGGCACTTTGTTTACGTTCATCCACAAGTAATGGCGGCCAAGCGATCCCCAAGATTCCTTACATTCTACCCCATTTTGCTCACAATGCATTCGGAGATGCTTCGGAATTTGTTACAGTGAAGCAACtagaaaaatatgaaaagcAGTTGTCGTTTGATGGATCAGTGGAAGTTTGGCGATCTTGGCGTGATTCCCAGCTCCAAACTCAAGCCCTTCTCGTAAACCAAAGAATTGTGGCCCAGTCCTATCATGCTGGCCCCAGTTACTTTCATTTGAAGCACTTATGGGACTATGCGGATAACTTTTGGAACCACAAACAATACAGCGGTGTGATAAAAATCTTACTTCTGATCCTGGAGCAATCTAGCggatttaattttatttcttctctcAACTGCATTTATGTTTTCCTTGATTCGCTCCAGATGTTGTCACAGTGTTTCCAAACGATTTATCAAAAACCGCTCAATAGCCCAGAAAGAGAAGAATTATCGGTTGAAAACCTTTTGATATCCGTCAAGTTCGGTTCTACCGTGGCTCACTTGTTACCGATCGCACAAGAACACCTCAAGAAATCCACCTACAAGCTAAACATCATGATGAATGTGTATGACATTCTGTCAATTTTGGTTTCCATGTACCCACAACAAAGTTGGCAGGAAAGCCAACAGTTAAAACGATGCCTTTGTCGTTATTTCCGCCTTGATAGCTGGTCAAATATTCTCTTTTTCCCGATTGAAAGACTTATTTCTTTCCACTCTAGATATCCTGGTGGTGCCGCCACCCAAGTGAAGATTGTCCAGCTGTTCCTGGAAGCTGGAGCTGATCCCAACATTACCAACGAAAATGGCAAAACTCCCCTTCATATTTTGTCCGAGAGTTTGTCGAAGTTACATTGGAATGGGATCATATTTCCAGCATCCCCATTGCAGTCGTATTCTACCTTTTTCTACGACGTTTTTAAAGCATTGTTGGATTCAGGGTACCATCTCGACTTGGTGACGAGAGACAAAGGCAGAACTGTTCTcggtattttaaaaaaccaaccGATGTGTCTTCGGCAAGCAGGGGCACTTGGGGATCTCAAATTGAACGAATTGATAAATTCTCTGGTTGGCACAGTATTACCTCTTTCCTGTTACTGCGTACAAAGTATCCACCATCATCGAATCCCGTTTGAAGATCAACTACCACCTAGGCTACAGTCATTTGTTCGCCTCCATGTTGTCAAAG ATTGCGTCACATAA